From Vogesella sp. XCS3, the proteins below share one genomic window:
- a CDS encoding NUDIX hydrolase, whose translation MAFDDRFRLSSHAVICNAAGEVLLLKASYGSQAWGLPGGALEPGETIHQALLRECREELGITLTICYLSGVYYHAQYDSQAFVFRCALPGGADIRLSEEHTAWAWFAPAQLPPVQRRRVEECLRFDGYVQSARFD comes from the coding sequence ATGGCATTTGACGACCGATTTCGTTTGAGTAGCCACGCAGTGATCTGCAATGCGGCAGGCGAGGTATTACTGCTGAAAGCCAGTTACGGCAGCCAGGCCTGGGGCCTGCCCGGTGGCGCGCTGGAGCCGGGTGAAACGATCCACCAGGCACTATTGCGCGAATGCCGGGAGGAATTGGGTATCACGCTAACGATCTGTTATCTGTCCGGGGTGTATTACCACGCGCAGTACGATTCACAGGCGTTTGTGTTTCGTTGCGCGTTGCCAGGCGGCGCCGATATCCGGCTGAGCGAAGAGCACACGGCATGGGCCTGGTTTGCGCCAGCGCAGTTGCCGCCAGTGCAGCGCCGGCGGGTGGAAGAGTGTCTGCGGTTTGATGGCTATGTGCAGAGTGCACGGTTTGACTGA
- the ppsA gene encoding phosphoenolpyruvate synthase — protein sequence MAENYVIWFENLRMTDVEKVGGKNASLGEMISQLAHSGVRVPGGFATTADAYRDFLQHNGLADRINTALSKLDIDDVTELARVGKEIRQWIIDTPFPAKLDEDIKTAWDQMVADAGGADISVAVRSSATAEDLPDASFAGQQETFLNIRGLDNVKDAMKHVFASLYNDRAISYRVHKGFAHDVVALSAGVQRMVRSDSGAAGVMFTIDTESGFEDVVFITSSYGLGETVVQGAVNPDEFYVHKPTLKAGRPAILRKTMGSKLIKMEFTDASQAGRSVKTVDVAEDLRKQFSITDAEVAELAQYALIIEKHYARPMDIEWGRDGLDGKLYILQARPETVKSQEDRKDTLRRYRLKNTSTVLCEGRAIGQKIGQGTVRMIKDASEMDQVKAGDVLVTDMTDPDWEPVMKRAAAIVTNRGGRTCHAAIIARELGIPAVVGCGDATDLLRDGMQVTVSCAEGDTGNIYDGLLEVEIIELELDKMPKSPVKIMMNVGNPELAFDFAQLPNEGVGLARMEFVINRQIGIHPKALLEFDTLPADLKATITDRIAGYASPVDFYVDKIAEGVSTLAAAFSPKKVIVRMSDFKSNEYANLIGGQLYEPHEENPMLGFRGAARYVADSFRDCFELECRAIKKVRDVMGLTNVEVMIPFVRTLAEAEKVIEILAANGLKRGENGLRLIMMCELPTNAILAEKFLQHFDGFSIGSNDMTQLTLGVDRDSGGPIASTFDERNEAVKAMLHLAIQACRKLDKYVGICGQGPSDHPDFAKWLVEEGIETISLNPDTVVETWLYLAKELNA from the coding sequence ATGGCAGAGAACTACGTCATCTGGTTCGAGAACCTGCGCATGACCGATGTCGAGAAAGTAGGCGGCAAGAATGCCTCGCTCGGCGAAATGATCAGTCAGCTTGCCCATTCCGGGGTGCGCGTTCCGGGAGGCTTTGCTACTACAGCAGACGCCTATCGGGATTTTCTCCAGCACAACGGTCTGGCTGACCGCATCAATACCGCGCTGTCGAAGCTTGATATCGACGACGTAACGGAGCTGGCTCGTGTCGGCAAGGAGATCCGCCAGTGGATCATCGACACACCATTCCCGGCCAAACTTGATGAAGATATCAAGACTGCCTGGGATCAAATGGTCGCCGATGCCGGTGGTGCCGATATTTCCGTAGCAGTACGTTCCTCTGCAACCGCAGAAGATCTCCCCGATGCCTCGTTCGCAGGCCAGCAAGAAACCTTCCTGAATATTCGTGGCCTTGACAACGTCAAAGACGCCATGAAGCACGTATTCGCTTCCCTCTATAACGATCGCGCTATTTCCTACCGCGTACACAAAGGCTTTGCCCACGATGTTGTGGCGCTGTCTGCCGGTGTACAACGTATGGTGCGTTCCGATAGCGGCGCAGCAGGCGTGATGTTCACTATCGATACCGAATCCGGTTTTGAAGACGTGGTATTCATCACTTCTTCCTACGGTTTGGGCGAGACAGTGGTACAAGGCGCGGTGAACCCGGACGAGTTCTATGTTCACAAGCCAACCCTGAAAGCCGGTCGTCCTGCCATCCTGCGCAAGACCATGGGCTCCAAGCTGATCAAGATGGAATTCACCGACGCCTCGCAAGCTGGTCGTTCCGTGAAAACCGTTGATGTGGCCGAAGACCTGCGCAAGCAGTTCTCGATCACCGACGCCGAAGTGGCCGAGCTGGCCCAGTACGCGCTGATCATCGAAAAACACTACGCCCGCCCGATGGATATCGAGTGGGGCCGTGACGGCCTGGATGGCAAGCTGTACATCCTGCAGGCGCGTCCGGAAACGGTGAAATCGCAGGAAGACCGCAAGGACACCCTGCGCCGCTACCGTCTGAAAAACACCTCCACCGTCCTGTGTGAAGGCCGTGCCATTGGCCAGAAGATTGGCCAGGGCACCGTGCGCATGATCAAGGACGCGTCCGAGATGGATCAGGTCAAAGCCGGCGACGTGCTGGTAACCGACATGACCGACCCGGACTGGGAACCGGTGATGAAGCGCGCTGCTGCGATCGTGACCAACCGTGGCGGCCGTACCTGCCACGCGGCCATTATTGCGCGCGAGCTGGGTATCCCGGCTGTAGTCGGCTGCGGCGACGCTACCGATCTGCTGCGTGACGGCATGCAAGTGACCGTATCGTGCGCCGAAGGCGACACCGGCAACATCTATGATGGCCTGCTGGAAGTGGAAATCATCGAGCTTGAGCTCGACAAGATGCCGAAGTCGCCGGTGAAGATCATGATGAACGTGGGCAACCCGGAACTGGCTTTCGACTTCGCGCAGCTGCCGAACGAAGGTGTGGGCCTGGCGCGCATGGAGTTCGTGATCAACCGCCAGATCGGTATCCACCCGAAAGCGCTGCTGGAGTTTGATACCCTGCCGGCCGACCTGAAAGCGACCATTACCGATCGCATCGCAGGTTACGCCAGCCCGGTAGACTTCTACGTCGACAAGATTGCCGAAGGCGTGTCCACGCTGGCAGCGGCCTTCTCGCCGAAAAAGGTCATCGTGCGCATGTCCGACTTCAAGTCGAACGAGTACGCCAACCTGATCGGCGGCCAACTGTACGAGCCGCACGAAGAAAACCCGATGCTGGGTTTCCGTGGTGCAGCCCGCTACGTGGCCGACAGCTTCCGCGACTGTTTCGAGCTGGAATGCCGCGCCATCAAGAAAGTGCGCGACGTGATGGGCCTCACCAACGTGGAAGTGATGATCCCGTTCGTGCGTACCCTGGCCGAAGCCGAAAAAGTGATCGAGATCCTGGCCGCCAACGGCCTGAAGCGCGGCGAAAACGGCCTGCGCCTGATCATGATGTGCGAACTGCCGACCAACGCCATTCTGGCCGAGAAGTTCCTGCAGCACTTTGACGGTTTCTCCATCGGTTCCAACGATATGACCCAGCTCACCCTGGGTGTGGATCGTGACTCCGGTGGCCCGATCGCCTCCACCTTCGACGAGCGTAACGAAGCCGTGAAAGCCATGCTGCACCTGGCGATCCAGGCTTGCCGCAAGCTGGACAAGTACGTGGGTATCTGCGGCCAAGGCCCGTCGGACCACCCTGACTTTGCCAAGTGGCTGGTAGAAGAGGGCATCGAGACCATCTCGCTGAACCCGGATACCGTGGTGGAAACCTGGTTGTACCTGGCCAAGGAACTGAACGCCTAA
- a CDS encoding sigma factor-like helix-turn-helix DNA-binding protein: protein MRLEHFNHIANLIGLKKKSREAVWLIEIDGMTGYAASRQLDISQSTVSRAHARFRKALNEINQLTPYLPL, encoded by the coding sequence ATGAGACTGGAACACTTCAACCATATCGCCAACCTGATCGGCTTGAAGAAGAAGTCCCGCGAAGCCGTGTGGCTTATCGAAATTGATGGCATGACCGGCTATGCCGCATCGCGCCAGCTGGATATCAGCCAATCTACCGTATCCCGTGCCCACGCCCGCTTCCGCAAGGCACTGAACGAAATCAACCAGCTTACCCCCTACCTGCCACTCTGA
- a CDS encoding PAS domain-containing protein yields MSLRHRLLLWFLLGSLLPVVFTGAVAYQQARESLLAGLFDQMRALTDDRVRELQHWRLSQADHVQVLAANPAIQQCKTRLGEAMRQHGPLSVAYGVARTTCSQALALGGLEGVDDILLADMDGRVVYSAKGRRDFGAELFHGELGRTVLADNVRKALRQPGMYFVPYEFYAPSGRETAFWLASMVEQGKVSGFFIISISNASLNPILTSREGLGQSGEVMLARQEPDGKALIMGPLRHHKDAAFQLHLTRRPAEPQPIFDALQGQRGAGLRLDYRGEPVLAAWAPVPGLGWGVEVKIDQQEALEPLRQLQWQVLQVLLLVALVISALAYWASQRLLKPLQALVQASVRLGEGDIHSRIQNPGTDEIGVLGHSFNSMAEQLAQSQKRLWNYAFELEAKVAEHTATLLQRQQQLEDAEQMARLGYYIVDLQTGEVSWSRQLSSLLDYPEQFDASEVLFLARIHPEDQARVLAAYQQAQTGQYHLNYRLQLAGELKYVQEQGRYDFSEDGEPLRRMAVIQDISHYVAILEEKTATLQALEQERLARAEQAVGHAEAKAQAILHAIDDGIIGLSMEGMVVFSNPAAASMLGLVVATLTGRALDDVLLHHNPEGEPFGTPGPLAQALALGQPCASQWELFGSAQREAFPVSYELHLLPEGHGNLAAVLYFRDISAQRASEAKLEQMSRAVTQSPAGVLITDTQGVIEYVNPRLIAMTGYSEQEILGQTPQLFKSGLTSEQTYQDLWHTLRQGNSWHGEMLNRRKDGRELWLMQMISPLRDSAGRLTHFISIQEDIGDQKALVQQMEAARLAAEAAAATKSAFLANMSHEIRTPMNAIIGMADLALRDTLPERTRQFLQKLLGSARGLLDIINDILDFSKIESGHLQVEQVPFDLEDVLGSLADMLAMRLEGKPVELVFDIAPGVPPVLVGDSLRLGQVLLNLLGNAVKFTREGEIILRIYPQDGGWHFSVSDSGIGMSDAQQQGLFQPFSQADVSTQRRYGGTGLGLVISSQLVRLMGGECIDVFSQPGVGSTFSFTLPLAAGGGQKLAGPLAVNRVYLYGVRPTLTAVLQQQFAAMGLPVQPFTGVGATVCALGEQRAGDVWLVDIDQPGWSHVFNEVHWQPGVWCVLLSVRHLGMAEVTPFMPATMPVAAIWVKPLTPQRLRHGLKQLGRKPAQVLPATPETHEQCLAGRQVLVVDDVLLNQEVVAAYLMDAGAQVSYAGNGEEALHRLASEKPDVILMDCHMPVMDGFAATARIRAHPLWRNIPIVALTANALSGSREEAIAAGMDDYISKPIDPDKLFAVLARLGISQPPAAGQIAALPPAAIVAGEAAAQMPEHDAWQALQHAGVQLEEGLARAMGKRKVYLKWLRLFAQSQESFPQDAAQALAQQDWVLLQRLAHTLKGAASNVSAEAVRELAEQLESSVRDQQGEAALAGQLAALVPVFEACRQAIVHLPDSE; encoded by the coding sequence ATGTCCCTACGCCATCGTTTACTGCTGTGGTTTCTGCTGGGTAGCCTGCTGCCTGTCGTTTTTACCGGTGCGGTGGCTTACCAGCAGGCGCGCGAGAGCTTGCTGGCAGGCTTGTTCGACCAGATGCGCGCGCTCACCGACGACCGTGTGCGCGAGTTGCAGCACTGGCGGCTGAGCCAGGCAGACCATGTGCAGGTGCTGGCGGCCAACCCTGCCATCCAGCAGTGCAAAACCCGCCTGGGGGAGGCAATGCGCCAGCATGGGCCGCTATCGGTGGCTTATGGTGTGGCACGTACCACGTGTAGCCAGGCGCTGGCTCTGGGCGGGCTGGAGGGGGTGGACGATATCCTGCTGGCAGATATGGACGGCCGGGTGGTGTATAGCGCCAAGGGGCGGCGCGATTTTGGCGCGGAGCTGTTTCACGGCGAGCTGGGCCGTACCGTGCTGGCTGATAATGTGCGCAAGGCTTTGCGTCAGCCAGGCATGTACTTTGTGCCGTACGAGTTTTACGCCCCTAGCGGTAGAGAAACAGCGTTCTGGCTGGCCAGCATGGTAGAGCAGGGCAAGGTGAGCGGCTTTTTCATCATCAGTATCAGTAATGCGTCGCTCAACCCGATTCTGACCAGTCGCGAAGGCTTGGGGCAAAGCGGGGAGGTGATGCTGGCCAGGCAAGAGCCGGATGGCAAGGCACTGATCATGGGGCCGCTACGCCATCACAAGGATGCGGCTTTCCAGTTGCACCTTACCCGCCGTCCTGCTGAACCGCAGCCTATCTTTGACGCACTGCAAGGGCAGCGAGGCGCAGGTTTACGTCTGGATTATCGCGGCGAGCCGGTGTTGGCCGCATGGGCCCCGGTGCCGGGGCTGGGCTGGGGGGTAGAGGTCAAGATAGACCAACAAGAGGCGCTAGAACCGCTGCGCCAGCTGCAGTGGCAAGTGTTGCAGGTGTTATTGCTGGTGGCGCTGGTGATCAGCGCCCTGGCGTACTGGGCCTCGCAGCGGTTGCTCAAACCCTTGCAGGCGTTGGTGCAGGCCAGTGTGCGCCTGGGTGAGGGCGATATTCATAGCCGTATCCAGAACCCGGGAACAGACGAAATAGGCGTGCTGGGGCATAGCTTCAACAGCATGGCCGAGCAGTTGGCGCAGTCACAAAAGCGGCTATGGAACTATGCCTTTGAGCTGGAAGCCAAGGTGGCCGAGCATACCGCCACCCTGCTGCAGCGCCAGCAGCAGCTGGAGGATGCCGAGCAGATGGCCAGGCTGGGGTATTACATTGTCGACTTGCAGACGGGCGAGGTGTCGTGGTCGCGCCAGCTCAGCAGTTTGCTGGACTACCCCGAACAGTTTGATGCCAGCGAGGTGCTGTTCCTGGCGCGCATTCATCCAGAGGATCAGGCACGCGTGCTGGCGGCCTACCAGCAGGCGCAGACCGGGCAGTACCACCTGAACTACCGGCTACAGCTGGCCGGAGAGCTGAAATACGTACAAGAGCAAGGGCGTTACGACTTTTCCGAGGACGGCGAGCCGCTGCGCCGCATGGCGGTGATACAGGACATCTCGCACTACGTGGCCATTCTGGAAGAGAAAACCGCCACCCTGCAGGCACTGGAGCAGGAGCGCCTGGCGCGGGCGGAGCAGGCGGTAGGGCATGCCGAGGCCAAGGCGCAAGCCATTCTGCACGCGATTGATGACGGCATTATCGGCTTGAGCATGGAGGGCATGGTGGTGTTCAGCAACCCGGCGGCGGCCAGCATGCTGGGGCTGGTGGTGGCCACCCTGACCGGGCGGGCGCTGGACGATGTGCTGCTGCATCACAACCCGGAGGGTGAACCCTTTGGTACCCCCGGCCCCTTGGCACAAGCACTGGCCTTGGGGCAGCCTTGCGCCAGCCAGTGGGAGCTGTTTGGCAGTGCGCAGCGCGAGGCTTTTCCGGTGTCGTACGAGCTGCACTTGCTGCCGGAGGGGCATGGCAACCTGGCGGCGGTATTGTATTTCCGCGATATCAGCGCCCAGCGTGCCAGCGAGGCCAAGCTGGAGCAAATGTCGCGTGCGGTAACGCAAAGCCCAGCCGGGGTGCTGATTACCGATACCCAGGGGGTTATCGAGTATGTCAACCCGCGGCTGATCGCCATGACGGGTTATAGCGAGCAGGAAATCCTTGGCCAGACGCCGCAGTTGTTCAAGTCCGGGCTGACCAGCGAGCAGACCTACCAGGATTTGTGGCATACCCTGCGGCAGGGCAATAGCTGGCACGGCGAAATGCTGAACCGGCGCAAGGATGGCCGCGAGCTATGGTTGATGCAGATGATTTCCCCCTTGCGTGATAGCGCCGGCCGGCTAACGCACTTCATCAGCATCCAGGAGGACATCGGCGATCAGAAGGCGCTGGTACAGCAGATGGAAGCCGCCAGGTTGGCCGCAGAAGCAGCCGCCGCCACCAAAAGTGCGTTTCTGGCCAATATGAGCCATGAAATCCGTACGCCGATGAACGCCATCATCGGCATGGCGGACCTGGCGCTACGCGACACCCTGCCCGAGCGTACACGGCAGTTTCTGCAAAAGCTGCTGGGGTCGGCGCGGGGCCTGCTGGACATCATCAATGACATTTTGGACTTTTCCAAGATCGAGTCCGGCCACTTGCAGGTAGAGCAAGTGCCGTTCGACCTGGAGGACGTGCTGGGCTCGTTGGCGGACATGCTGGCCATGCGGCTGGAAGGCAAGCCGGTCGAGCTGGTGTTCGATATTGCCCCAGGTGTGCCGCCTGTATTGGTGGGGGATTCGCTGCGGCTGGGGCAGGTACTGCTGAACCTGCTGGGCAACGCGGTGAAGTTTACCCGCGAAGGTGAAATCATCCTGCGCATTTACCCGCAGGACGGCGGCTGGCATTTCAGTGTGAGCGACTCCGGTATCGGCATGAGCGATGCCCAGCAGCAAGGGCTGTTCCAGCCATTTAGCCAGGCCGATGTTTCCACGCAGCGACGCTACGGCGGTACCGGCCTGGGCTTGGTGATTTCCAGCCAGCTGGTACGTTTGATGGGCGGCGAGTGCATTGATGTGTTTTCGCAGCCCGGCGTCGGCAGTACGTTCAGCTTTACCCTGCCGCTGGCCGCCGGTGGCGGGCAGAAGCTAGCCGGGCCGCTGGCGGTAAACAGGGTATACCTGTATGGCGTGCGGCCAACCCTGACCGCGGTATTGCAGCAGCAGTTTGCCGCCATGGGCTTGCCGGTACAGCCTTTTACCGGCGTAGGGGCGACAGTCTGTGCCTTGGGCGAGCAGCGGGCGGGTGACGTCTGGCTGGTGGATATCGATCAGCCGGGTTGGTCGCATGTATTTAACGAAGTGCACTGGCAGCCTGGCGTGTGGTGCGTATTGTTGAGTGTGCGCCACCTGGGCATGGCCGAAGTGACGCCTTTTATGCCGGCAACCATGCCAGTGGCTGCCATCTGGGTCAAACCGCTCACGCCGCAGCGCCTGCGCCATGGCCTGAAACAGCTTGGGCGTAAGCCTGCCCAAGTGCTGCCAGCTACGCCGGAAACCCACGAGCAATGTCTGGCCGGGCGGCAGGTGTTGGTGGTGGACGATGTCTTGCTGAATCAGGAAGTGGTGGCGGCCTACCTGATGGATGCCGGTGCCCAGGTGAGCTATGCCGGCAACGGTGAAGAGGCCTTGCACCGCCTGGCCAGCGAGAAGCCCGACGTGATTCTGATGGATTGCCACATGCCGGTGATGGATGGCTTTGCGGCTACAGCACGTATCCGTGCCCACCCGCTATGGCGCAACATTCCGATTGTGGCGCTCACGGCCAATGCCCTGAGTGGCAGCCGCGAAGAAGCCATCGCTGCGGGCATGGACGATTACATCAGCAAACCTATCGACCCGGACAAGCTGTTTGCCGTGCTGGCGCGCCTGGGCATTAGCCAGCCGCCTGCAGCGGGGCAAATAGCGGCACTGCCCCCTGCGGCCATCGTCGCTGGCGAGGCTGCAGCGCAGATGCCGGAGCACGATGCCTGGCAAGCCTTGCAACACGCCGGTGTACAGCTGGAAGAGGGGCTGGCGCGGGCCATGGGCAAACGCAAGGTATACCTGAAATGGTTGCGGCTATTCGCCCAGAGCCAGGAGAGCTTCCCGCAAGATGCCGCCCAGGCACTAGCGCAGCAAGACTGGGTATTGTTGCAGCGTTTGGCGCATACCCTGAAGGGCGCGGCCAGCAATGTGAGTGCAGAAGCGGTGCGTGAGCTGGCCGAGCAGCTGGAGAGCAGTGTGCGGGATCAGCAAGGCGAGGCGGCGCTGGCAGGCCAGCTGGCGGCACTGGTACCGGTATTCGAGGCGTGTCGGCAGGCCATCGTGCACTTGCCGGATAGCGAATAG
- a CDS encoding pyruvate, water dikinase regulatory protein, with amino-acid sequence MPHRRSAFFVSDRTGITAESLGNTLLTQFDTEEFKRETIPFIDTVEKAQELAQRIDEVAREDHEKPLVFTSIIKADVRAALNIPSALVIDFFETFIGELEKELGEKATLEVGKAHGMSNEEKYDHRIEAVNYSLNHDDGVKLKDLDEADVILVGVSRSGKTPTCLYLALQYGIKAANYPLTPEDLGSPTLPKILLPFKNKIFGLTIDPNRLHFIRSERRPDSRYASMDNCRREVNEAESMFRHHAVPFISTTHKSIEEIASTIMHKAHLGRRF; translated from the coding sequence ATGCCACACCGCCGCTCTGCCTTCTTTGTCTCCGACCGCACCGGTATCACCGCCGAATCGCTGGGTAATACCCTGCTGACCCAGTTTGACACCGAAGAATTCAAACGCGAGACCATCCCCTTTATCGATACCGTCGAAAAAGCGCAGGAGTTAGCACAACGCATTGACGAAGTCGCGCGCGAAGACCATGAAAAGCCGCTGGTGTTCACCAGCATCATCAAGGCAGATGTGCGTGCCGCACTGAATATTCCCAGCGCACTGGTGATCGATTTCTTCGAAACCTTTATCGGCGAGCTGGAAAAAGAGCTGGGTGAAAAAGCGACACTGGAAGTGGGCAAGGCGCATGGCATGTCCAACGAAGAGAAATACGACCATCGCATCGAGGCGGTGAACTACTCGCTGAACCACGACGACGGCGTAAAACTGAAAGACCTGGACGAAGCCGATGTGATTCTGGTGGGCGTATCACGCTCCGGCAAGACACCAACTTGCCTGTATCTGGCGCTGCAGTACGGCATCAAGGCGGCCAACTACCCGCTGACACCGGAAGACCTGGGCAGCCCGACACTGCCGAAAATCCTGCTGCCGTTCAAGAACAAGATTTTCGGCCTGACCATCGACCCGAACCGCCTGCACTTCATCCGCTCCGAGCGCCGCCCGGATTCGCGCTACGCCAGCATGGACAACTGCCGCCGCGAGGTAAACGAGGCCGAATCGATGTTCCGCCACCATGCCGTGCCGTTCATCAGCACCACGCACAAGTCCATCGAAGAAATTGCCTCTACCATCATGCACAAAGCCCACCTGGGCCGCCGCTTCTAA
- a CDS encoding class 1 fructose-bisphosphatase, whose amino-acid sequence MSSRISLSRFLIEEQRLHGALPPDLRLLIETVARACKAIAHSVNKGALAGVLGDAGTGNVQGEAQKKLDVIANDILLEANEWGGNLGAMASEEMELPHSIPEHMPRGRYLLMFDPLDGSSNIDVNISVGTIFSVLEAPEGNTQPTEADFLQAGSHQVAAGYAVYGPQNMLVITFGHGVYGFTLDRELGSWVLTHRNMTVPATTGEFAINMSNQRHWEAPVQRYVSELLAGKEGPLGKDYNMRWVASMVAEVHRIITRGGIFMYPKDARDPAKPGKLRLMYEGNPMAFIIEQAGGLATDGHRRIMDIVPQGLHERVAVFLGSKEEVARVTGYHQG is encoded by the coding sequence ATGAGCAGCCGTATCTCCCTCTCCCGATTCCTGATTGAAGAACAGCGCCTGCATGGTGCCCTGCCGCCGGATCTGCGCCTGCTGATCGAAACCGTGGCACGTGCCTGCAAAGCCATTGCCCACTCGGTAAACAAAGGTGCGCTGGCTGGTGTGCTGGGCGATGCCGGTACCGGTAATGTGCAAGGCGAAGCCCAGAAAAAGCTGGACGTGATCGCCAACGACATCCTGCTGGAAGCCAACGAATGGGGTGGCAACCTGGGCGCCATGGCGTCCGAAGAAATGGAGCTGCCGCACTCCATTCCCGAGCACATGCCGCGTGGCCGCTACCTGCTGATGTTCGACCCGCTGGACGGCTCGTCCAATATCGACGTGAACATCTCCGTGGGTACCATCTTCTCGGTGCTGGAAGCACCGGAAGGCAATACCCAGCCGACCGAAGCCGACTTCCTGCAAGCCGGTAGCCACCAGGTGGCCGCAGGCTATGCCGTATACGGCCCGCAAAACATGCTGGTGATTACCTTTGGCCATGGTGTGTACGGCTTTACGCTGGACCGCGAGCTGGGCTCCTGGGTACTGACCCACCGCAATATGACCGTGCCGGCCACCACCGGCGAGTTTGCCATCAATATGTCCAACCAGCGCCACTGGGAAGCCCCGGTGCAGCGCTATGTCAGCGAGCTGCTGGCTGGCAAGGAAGGCCCGCTGGGCAAGGACTACAATATGCGCTGGGTGGCCTCCATGGTGGCCGAGGTACACCGCATCATCACCCGTGGCGGTATTTTCATGTACCCGAAAGACGCGCGTGACCCAGCCAAACCGGGCAAGCTGCGCCTGATGTACGAAGGCAACCCGATGGCCTTCATCATCGAGCAGGCAGGTGGTCTGGCTACCGATGGTCACCGCCGCATCATGGACATTGTGCCGCAGGGCCTGCACGAGCGCGTGGCCGTATTCCTGGGCTCCAAGGAAGAAGTGGCCCGTGTGACCGGCTACCACCAGGGCTAA
- a CDS encoding fumarate hydratase translates to MTIIRQDDFIQSIADAFQYISCYHPKDYIEALYQAYLHEESPAAKDAMAQILINSRMCAEGRRPICQDTGIAVVFLKVGMKVQWDSTLSVQEMVNEGVRRAYNNPDNKLRASVLLDPAGKRQNSKDNTPAVVHFEIVEGDGVEVTCAAKGGGSENKSKFYALNPSDSIVDWVVKTVPTMGAGWCPPGILGIGIGGTPEKAMLLAKESLMDHVDIHELKAKAASGAELSRVEQLRLEIFEKVNALGIGAQGLGGLTTVLDVKILDYPTHAASLPVAMIPNCAATRHIHFHLDGNGPAVLETPKLEDWPEITYDTSNGKRVNLDNITPEEVASWQPGDVLLLNGKILTGRDAAHKRMVDMLNKGEQLPVDFTNRFIYYVGPVDPVRDEVVGPAGPTTATRMDKFTRQMLEQTGLLGMIGKAERGPAAIDAIKDNKAVYLMAVGGSAYLVSKAIKASKVVGFADLGMEAIYEFEVQDMPVTVAVDSTGTSVHNTGPAEWSVKIADIARAKQQA, encoded by the coding sequence ATGACCATCATCCGTCAGGACGACTTCATCCAGAGCATTGCCGATGCCTTCCAGTACATCAGCTGCTACCACCCGAAAGACTATATCGAGGCGTTGTACCAGGCCTATCTGCACGAAGAGAGCCCGGCGGCCAAAGACGCCATGGCGCAGATCCTGATCAACAGCCGCATGTGTGCCGAAGGTCGCCGCCCGATTTGCCAGGATACCGGTATTGCCGTGGTGTTCCTGAAAGTGGGTATGAAAGTGCAGTGGGACAGCACCCTGTCGGTGCAGGAAATGGTGAACGAGGGCGTGCGTCGTGCCTATAACAACCCGGACAACAAGCTGCGCGCCTCCGTGCTGCTGGACCCGGCAGGCAAGCGCCAGAACTCCAAAGACAACACCCCGGCCGTAGTGCACTTCGAAATCGTCGAAGGCGACGGCGTAGAAGTGACCTGTGCGGCCAAGGGCGGCGGCTCCGAGAACAAATCCAAGTTCTACGCGCTGAACCCGTCCGACAGCATCGTTGACTGGGTGGTGAAAACCGTACCGACCATGGGCGCCGGCTGGTGTCCGCCAGGCATCCTGGGTATCGGTATCGGCGGTACCCCGGAAAAAGCCATGCTGCTGGCCAAAGAATCGCTGATGGACCACGTGGACATCCACGAGCTGAAAGCCAAGGCCGCCAGCGGCGCCGAGCTGAGCCGTGTAGAGCAGCTGCGCCTGGAGATCTTCGAAAAAGTGAACGCGCTGGGTATCGGCGCGCAGGGCCTGGGCGGCCTGACCACCGTGCTGGACGTGAAGATTCTGGATTACCCGACCCACGCCGCCAGCCTGCCGGTAGCCATGATCCCGAACTGCGCCGCCACGCGCCATATCCATTTCCACCTGGATGGCAACGGCCCGGCCGTGCTGGAAACGCCGAAGCTGGAAGACTGGCCGGAAATCACCTACGACACCAGCAATGGCAAGCGTGTGAACCTGGACAACATCACGCCGGAAGAAGTGGCCAGCTGGCAGCCGGGCGACGTGCTGCTGCTGAACGGCAAGATCCTCACCGGCCGTGACGCCGCGCACAAGCGCATGGTGGACATGCTAAACAAGGGCGAGCAGCTGCCGGTAGACTTCACCAACCGCTTCATCTACTACGTCGGCCCGGTAGACCCGGTGCGTGACGAAGTGGTTGGCCCGGCCGGCCCGACTACCGCTACCCGCATGGACAAATTCACCCGCCAGATGCTGGAGCAAACCGGCCTGTTGGGCATGATCGGCAAGGCAGAGCGTGGCCCGGCAGCCATCGACGCCATCAAGGACAACAAAGCCGTGTATCTGATGGCGGTGGGCGGCTCGGCCTACCTGGTGTCCAAGGCTATCAAAGCGTCCAAAGTGGTGGGCTTTGCCGACCTGGGCATGGAAGCCATCTACGAGTTCGAAGTACAGGACATGCCGGTAACCGTCGCCGTCGATTCGACTGGCACCTCGGTACACAACACCGGCCCGGCCGAGTGGAGCGTGAAAATCGCCGATATCGCGCGCGCCAAACAGCAAGCCTGA